One region of Cydia pomonella isolate Wapato2018A chromosome 9, ilCydPomo1, whole genome shotgun sequence genomic DNA includes:
- the LOC133521042 gene encoding uncharacterized protein LOC133521042, with product MESAESVQNRAVQNAGTLLTIDDIANGGPVKYDAMVLYAAANQAFVDELAEKMKIKGLRLFTGFRNRLVSNQMPQDLVCELIASRCHNIILIYSPEFFNAGDVPEDAGKRAEAETQDAEIQFYATYTLATKIASKGEHRMIPCEYKKCTLPKSHRQNHRLYVKSEAYDFYEKLANILKKPRPRPYLPITASVTADSRSPDQGKSSRLSVVQRIRLWCRNVSRRFKEASSFKACLHFD from the exons TACAGAACAGGGCCGTCCAAAACGCGGGTACACTGCTGACAATAGATGACATAGCAAATGGAGGCCCAGTCAAGTACGATGCTATGGTGCTTTACGCAGCAGCCAATCAGGCGTTCGTGGATGAATTGGccgaaaaaatgaaaattaaaggaTTGAGG TTGTTCACAGGGTTCCGTAACAGGCTAGTGTCAAACCAAATGCCGCAAGACTTGGTGTGTGAGCTGATCGCTTCTCGATGCCACAACATTATTCTGATCTATTCTCCCGAATTCTTCAACGCCGGGGACGTACCTGAAGACGCTGGAAAACGAGCCGAAGCTGAGACACAAGACGCTGAGATCCAATTTTACGCGACCTACACACTCGCGACTAAAATAG CTTCAAAAGGAGAGCACAGAATGATTCCCTGCGAGTATAAGAAGTGCACTCTGCCCAAGTCGCACCGCCAAAACCACAGGCTCTACGTAAAGTCAGAGGCGTACGATTTCTACGAGAAACTGGCCAACATCCTCAAAAAACCAAGACCTAG aCCTTATCTTCCCATTACGGCATCCGTGACCGCCGATAGCAGAAGCCCTGACCAAGGGAAGTCTTCTCGACTTTCCGTGGTGCAAAGAATCAGACTATGGTGTAGGAATGTGTCGAGAAGGTTCAAAGAGGCGTCCAGCTTTAAGGCCTGTTTACACTTTGATTAG